The genomic window GGAGGTGATTAGTGCCAAAAAGAAATGGGTTTTATATGGCAAATTAACACAGAAAGCGATTTAAAAGATAGAATTAAATCAGAGACAAAGGTGCAGGTTCATAAAACCCCCAGTCCTACCCTTGTAAAATCAAAGATAAATCTCCAAAAGCACTAAATCCCATGTAATCACTGAAAATTCCTATTCTGTTAAAAGGGAGCTGGATTAGGCCTCTAATTAAGTTCTGTAAAGTCTGTTTGGTCCGGATGAACAACTGAGAGATGGACAATGTCCAAGGAACAACTCTATGACATGGTCTCAACATCCTCCACTACAACTTGCCAACACAACTGCTCCTGCTGTTACCCTTCAAACACTGGAGTAAAGCTATTTTTGCCTGTTACTGCTAAATGCATTTTGCCTTTGCCTAGCAAAAAAAGCAATATCACATCTAATCTCACAAGTTCCCAGTGAGCCAAACACAAGATACTGTCCCTTGAATTCTTCCTGAGACCAACAAAGGCTTTCCATTATTTACAAATCAAAAGCATTTAGAGACaatcatctttatttttttttatttaaaacaaggAATGCCCTGTCACTATTATATAAGAAAAAATATACATCCTCCTATTTATACCCATCTCAACCAAGCATTCCAAAGAATAGAAAATCCTATTCATGCAGGTAAGTGCtgcataaaataataataataataataataataataataataataataataataataataataataataataataataataataataataataataatttataaataaaattaaaataacaaaatacacTCTCCTGTTCCAACAATTTTTCCAATTTGTCCTAGGAATTCTATTTTCAAATTGTTGGAACAGttgaaaattataaaattaaatatagttAAATTAATATGATTATTTGCTTTTGATTATTAATTCCATTGCTagtttttcttgtgtttttattATGCATACCAGTTTTACAAAGTgcatgctttattttttttttttttaattttgaactGGCAAGCTAAAATGATCCATcttctcctgcctttttttttttaatgttaatacAATCTAAAATCTAGCATTAAAAAATTTACCATGATACACCTGGTATATTGACTGCTTATGGCGCATGCTTCTcttggcaaaaaaaagaaaaccaaaacaaattggctcccctcccaccctccccaTTCCTTTTGGAAGCAATCTAAAAAAGCAGGCTGGAACACAACTGCTTCAagggcaaaagaaaaaataataccTGATGCTTTAATTTTTGTCACATGGCACTGGTTGTGGAATTGCACACGCGCACACACACGCACACGCACCCGGCACTCACACAGGCACACGCACGCACACTGCAACCTGCTCGTGAGGAAAAAAGTTTGTTAGGTCAGGAGTGCCACTGGCACATGAAggctcccagctgtgtgtgcaacTTTGGATTTGGTACCCACTTCACGTCACCTTGAATCCTCTGACATCCACCAAGGGGGTAATGTAAGGCATACTTTGCTGGAACAGTAATAATCCATGCTTCATGCTCAAGAGCTGAGTCTCAGAGGAGGACTGGCTTGCTCTACTCCCTTTGGCCTCGCTCCGTCTCACTCAAGgaacagaaaaacccaaaacaacaaagaactgggaaaaacaaggaaagcaaaataagACAAATCCCTTTAAATGGACTTTCGCCGTTTCATCAGCCTGTGGTTATCTGTAAAGCTGTGCAACCCAGGTGAGATGGAGCTGACAGGAGAtgggaaaaggctgttttttAATGTGCTTGGCGAGATCTCCTCTATCTTGTAAGAGATGGAGTGAAAGTACTGGGGGTTCAGCTTCGAGCTGAACGAATTTTGGTGGGACACCACCCGGCTGGTGTACTCGTGGGACCTGTAACACATGCAGGAACAAACTGACTGGAGGTCTGTAACTTCGGCCTTGTAGCGCGGCCGGCCGTGCTGGGAGTCCTCTTGGATGTGGATAATCATGCTGTTGCGGTTCCCTGCCAGGGACGCCCGCTCCTCGGCATCCCTCCTCTCATCCTCACTGTTCATGGTCAAGAACCTGAGAACAACCAGATTTAGAAATGCCCCAATGACTGTCAACCCCACTAGAATGTACATAAAGCTAAAAGCCACGTAGAGAGGCTTCTTCTGAAGGGCCCCTTTGGTCTGCAGGGCCACATAGTCTCCAAACCCTATCGTAGTCAATGTTATAAAGCAGTAATAGTAAGCGTGGAAAAAGCTCCATTCCTCGTactgggaaaaggctgctgcTCCAATGCAGAGTGTCCCCATGCAGGAGAAGAACCCCACAGTGACCATGTTTTCCATGGAGACCTCGGTGCTCCTCATGCCACAGCACTTTTTGATGCGTTTCAAGAGGTACTTGACGAAGGTGTTCATGCGCTCGCCCAGGCTCTGGAACATGACGAGGGTCAGAGGGATCCCCAGCACGGCGTAGAACATGCAGAAAGCCTTCCCTGCATCCGTCCCTGGGGCAGCGTGTCCATAGCCTGGAGGGGGGATGCAAACACACCACagtcagcagggcaggggatggtCACGGCTCCCCCATCAAGCAAGCCACACAAATCACTCTGACATTCTATATGcctctgtcacagacatgttttctgaaaaatctttttgctatgacctttcctcctgagaagctgggaagcttcagctttctccatattttgctgctttggaatgtaatttggagaattgtttaccagCATGTGAATCGTtcttacttgatgaccaatgatagccagctgtgtcaaggctgtgagcagtcacaagattttattattcattccattcttttctagccttctgatgtttcctttctcctttctttactatagttttagtatatcattttattttaatataatatatatcataaaataataaatcagccttctgaaacatggagtcaagattctcatctcgtccctcatcctggggaccctcaaacaccaggACATGATGCCACAGCCAGATCCAAAGCTGCAGGGACCCTGAGGTCACACCATCTTCCTATATCACCTCACCCACGCCCTGTGTCTGAAGTAAACAAGGCACAGAAAAACAATGTTCATGCAGGAGTGGGAAAGGTGAAAGAATGAGCAGCCTGTTCTGCCTCAATTTTCTACCTCAACAATGTTGAGTCTCCAAAACAAGGTTATATCACATTGATTAACCGAAGAAATTTCATGTCTGTTCAGTGTCACAGGTAAGAGTGGAAATTTTGGAAATAGATGGACTTTCTCAGGGTGTTTTTGAGAGTAGTTGGTTTTACTCTGTCCCAAAACCAGAGTACAGTGATGGGATCCAAATTTTGTATCTGCTGACAGCATGGAGTTAACAACATCCACAGGCCCACCAGCCAGAGAAATTCCTTTTGAACTCTCCCATACTGAATAAGCCTTTCTCCTAGACACCTAATGAAAGTGACTCATTGCTGGAACAGCATAGAAATTTAGGGATTTAATGCCCATTCTACCTTTACTTACTGGA from Agelaius phoeniceus isolate bAgePho1 chromosome 1, bAgePho1.hap1, whole genome shotgun sequence includes these protein-coding regions:
- the KCNK9 gene encoding potassium channel subfamily K member 9, whose product is MALRTGTAWFGQVLRRVSRLQGTWSRRSSSLLCLSSSQEPEQAGGERPPPQHKLPRSGGSGGGRRRPPRQLLPCCSCCGLSEPRAARGGHGPLTRPLLAAMKRQNVRTLSLIICTFTYLLVGAAVFDALESDNEMREEEKLKAEEIRLKGKYNITSEDYRQLELVIMQSEPHRAGVQWKFAGSFYFAITVITTIGYGHAAPGTDAGKAFCMFYAVLGIPLTLVMFQSLGERMNTFVKYLLKRIKKCCGMRSTEVSMENMVTVGFFSCMGTLCIGAAAFSQYEEWSFFHAYYYCFITLTTIGFGDYVALQTKGALQKKPLYVAFSFMYILVGLTVIGAFLNLVVLRFLTMNSEDERRDAEERASLAGNRNSMIIHIQEDSQHGRPRYKAEVTDLQSVCSCMCYRSHEYTSRVVSHQNSFSSKLNPQYFHSISYKIEEISPSTLKNSLFPSPVSSISPGLHSFTDNHRLMKRRKSI